Below is a window of Deinococcus apachensis DSM 19763 DNA.
AGCGCGGTCGGCGTCGCTGAGTTCCAGCACCTCCGCGCACACGGGGCAATCAATTTCCAGGGTCGCCATGGCCCCAGTTTACGGGGTGGGCTCCTGTGGCCGTTCCCCCGGAAAGCGCCCGTACTTCTTGAAAAAGGCCAGGATGCTCCCCTCCCGCAGCGCCTCGCGCAGAAACTCGGGCGGCGGCGGAAGCTGGAGGGTGCCGCCCGCATAGGTCAGCTCGCCGGTCTGGGCGTCCAGCCTGACCTCGTCGCCGTCCTGAAGCACCCCGGTCAGGTCGGCCTCGAAGGCGGGGATGCCCAGGTTGAGCAGGTTGCGGTAGTGGATGCGCGCGAAGGAGGGCGCGACGATGCCGCCGATCTGGAGCTTTTTGAGCGCCTGCGGGGCGTACTCGCGGCTGGAGCCCAGGCCCCAGTTGCGCCCGCCGATCAGCACGTCACCGGGCCGCACCTGTGAGGCGAACTCGGGCCGGATGTAGTGGAAGGCGAAGGTTTGAAACACGTCCTCGCCCGCCATGAAGGGGGCGAACTTGCCGGGCAGGATGTCGTCGGTGTTGACGGAGTCGCCGAATTTCCAGAGGCGGGGCATGTCAGTTGATCTCCAGACGGTAAGAGGCACAGGCAAAGGTCACGGCATCAACCGCTCGCGCAAAACCATGAGGAGCATTCACACGCAGAAAAACCTTGCCGCTTTCCTCTTTCGCAACACCGACCGTCAGCATCCCGAGCGAAAGGTCGTACCACACGTTCCCGTCGTAATCCGTGCCTTTCAAACCTCCCTCAAAAGCCCCTTTAAGCCCATCGTCGAGGGTAGTTTCACCCACGCGAGCGAGGAGTTCCAAGCAAGGCAAGAAGTTTTCGCCCTGAATCCACGATGTATGCGCTCTCATACCCCCACCGGCCCTCTTACATCCTCCGGCAGCGCAATTCGCCCCATCACCGCCGTCGCCGCCGCTACCGCTGGACTCGCCAGGTAAATCTTCGCGTCCTTGTCCCCCATCCGGCCGATGAAGTTGCGATTGGAGGTCGAGACGCAGACCTCGCCGGGAGCGAGGACGCCCTGGTGACGGCCCATGCACGGCCCACAGCCCGGAGTCCCCAGCACCGCCCCCGCCTGCATCAGCGTGAGCAGGGTGCCGTCCGCCATCGCCTCCTCCATGACCTGGCTGCTGGCGGGGATGACGAGGAGACGGGTGGAAGGGTTGACCCGCTGACCCCGCAGCACCTCGGCAGCGGCCTGCAGGT
It encodes the following:
- a CDS encoding 3-isopropylmalate dehydratase small subunit (catalyzes the formation of homoisocitrate from cis-homoaconitate); this encodes MPRLWKFGDSVNTDDILPGKFAPFMAGEDVFQTFAFHYIRPEFASQVRPGDVLIGGRNWGLGSSREYAPQALKKLQIGGIVAPSFARIHYRNLLNLGIPAFEADLTGVLQDGDEVRLDAQTGELTYAGGTLQLPPPPEFLREALREGSILAFFKKYGRFPGERPQEPTP